In a single window of the Montipora capricornis isolate CH-2021 chromosome 11, ASM3666992v2, whole genome shotgun sequence genome:
- the LOC138024156 gene encoding glutathione S-transferase P-like, whose amino-acid sequence MAEKFSLQLAFALIALIAAIFYSGKAQFVFNKINQIIHGKRGCSPIVSIGHVTLHYFGLRGRAEGIRLMMEDFEIPYAETNYSHDTWPEIKKKGIETGLFTFGQVPAITTTGGLQLVQSKAIMHHIGRSVGVDCDCSDIHTCEVLVYGAEDLRSKLGPVLYSPNFSAKLRDAHLESVVYTWLSYFEKLAPVNSTDKGIDGLYFASDRLTWVDYVMFDLLETYVEFGRLTFDGEADGVDVLTDFPKLSAFYENFASRPRLAKYLKAERRAPFRM is encoded by the exons ATGGCTGAAAAGTTTAGTTTGCAGCTTGCCTTTGCGCTGATTGCTTTAATAGCTGCTATATTCTATAGCGGCAAGGCGCAGTTTGTTTTTAATAAGATCAACCAGATTATCCACGGAAAGCGAGGTTGCTCTCCGATCGTAAGCATCGGACACGTTACCCTCCACTATTTTGGCCTCCGAGGACGAGCCGAGGGCATTCGGCTTATGATGGAAGACTTTGAAATACCGTACGCAGAAACCAACTACTCCCATGATACCTGGCctgaaattaaaaagaaaggaataGAGACTGGGTTATTTACTTTTGGTCAAG TGCCTGCTATTACGACAACAGGTGGATTGCAGTTGGTTCAGAGtaaag cAATCATGCATCACATTGGTCGGTCTGTTGGAGTGGATTGTGACTGTTCAGATATTCATAcatgtgaagtgcttgtttaTGGGGCAG AGGACTTACGATCAAAGCTTGGTCCTGTCCTTTACAGTCCGAACTTCTCGGCAAAGTTGAGAGACGCTCATCTTGAATCAGTGGTCTACACTTGGCTTTCATATTTTGAAAAGCTTGCACCAGTGAACTCCACAGATAAGGGAATTGATGGTTTGTATTTTGCCAGTGACCGCCTCACCTGGGTTGATTATGTTATGTTTGATCTACTAGAAACTTACGTCGAGTTTGGACGATTGACATTTGATGGTGAAGCAGACGGAGTCGATGTGTTAACGGATTTTCCAAAGCTTAGTGCATTTTATGAAAACTTTGCCAGCAGGCCGAGATTAGCGAAATATCTAAAAGCTGAAAGGAGAGCCCCTTTCAGAATGTAA